From Lolium perenne isolate Kyuss_39 chromosome 5, Kyuss_2.0, whole genome shotgun sequence, a single genomic window includes:
- the LOC127300604 gene encoding myb family transcription factor PHL7 isoform X1, producing MGSNDGANSKASLAARQRLRWTDELHEQFVEAVTQLGGPDRATPKGVLRIMGTPGLTIYHVKSHLQKYRLAKYIPDSSTDGNKADNKDPGDSLAGLDGSAGLEISEALKLQMEVQKRLHEQLEVQRQLQLRIEAQGKYLKKIIEEQQRYGAVKSETPGAGAVVPASIDQFPDSERTDPSTPAPTSESPSRGAAFKRDQTEATRSPCHDELLTADSNCHSGSPTASPKHERAAKRQRGSDAEFPEADLSLPQHIFESSSGPEFQQCSMPYYSGH from the exons ATGGGCTCGAATGATGGAGCAAACAGCAAAGCTAGCTTGGCTGCGAGGCAACGCTTACGGTGGACAGATGAGCTGCATGAACAATTTGTTGAGGCTGTTACTCAACTTGGCGGTCCTGATA GAGCAACTCCTAAAGGAGTTCTTAGGATTATGGGTACACCAGGATTGACAATATACCATGTGAAAAGCCACTTGCAG AAATACAGGCTAGCAAAGTACATTCCTGACTCTTCAACTGATG GTAACAAGGCTGATAACAAAGATCCAGGGGATTCACTCGCAGGGCTTGATGGATCCGC TGGTTTGGAGATATCTGAAGCCCTTAAGCTGCAGATGGAGGTCCAAAAGCGGTTGCATGAACAGCTAGAA GTACAAAGGCAGCTTCAACTGCGAATCGAGGCCCAGGGAAAGTACCTCAAGAAGATCATAGAAGAGCAGCAGCGGTACGGTGCTGTAAAATCTGAAACACCTGGTGCAGGCGCAGTTGTCCCAGCGTCGATCGATCAATTCCCCGACTCCGAGAGGACAGACCCATCAACTCCTGCACCCACATCTGAATCTCCATCTCGAGGGGCAGCTTTCAAAAGAGACCAAACTGAAGCAACCAGGAGCCCATGTCATGATGAACTGCTAACCGCAGATTCCAACTGTCATTCTGGTTCTCCCACCGCCAGCCCGAAGCACGAGAGGGCAGCAAAGAGGCAGCGAGGCAGTGACGCCGAGTTCCCGGAGGCCGACTTATCTCTCCCGCAGCATATCTTCGAGTCGAGCTCAGGGCCAGAGTTCCAGCAATGTTCGATGCCCTACTACTCAGGCCATTAG
- the LOC127300605 gene encoding chromosome transmission fidelity protein 8, translated as MQIQVRCECGEAACPEWAVVEVQGVLQPQPCFSGRIQGLHIGRLCSTSSSPSSKGAYTFTIGYHELAGTRVTLKKPLLVLRKKKNDGQGGPAAAQVELEVIGVIRHKILFKDRPKALISKVPVKEKKALPSVATPSAVSPTS; from the exons ATGCAGATCCAGGTCCGGTGCGAGTGCGGCGAGGCGGCATGCCCGGAGTGGGCCGTGGTGGAGGTGCAAGGCGTGCTGCAGCCGCAGCCCTGCTTCTCCGGCCGCATCCAGGGTCTCCACATCGGCCGCCTCTGCTCCACCTCATCATCCCCATCCTCTAAG GGCGCGTACACCTTCACTATAGGATACCACGAGCTCGCCGGGACCAGGGTGACTCTCAAGAAGCCCCTGCTGGtgctgaggaagaagaagaacgatgGCCAAGGTgggccggcggcggcgcaggTGGAGCTGGAGGTGATCGGCGTCATCCGGCACAAGATCCTCTTCAAGGACCGCCCCAAGGCTCTCATCTCAA AGGTCCCGGTGAAGGAGAAGAAGGCCCTGCCGTCGGTTGCGACGCCATCAGCCGTATCTCCCACTTCGTGA
- the LOC127300604 gene encoding myb family transcription factor PHL7 isoform X2 produces the protein MELGENNMGSNDGANSKASLAARQRLRWTDELHEQFVEAVTQLGGPDRATPKGVLRIMGTPGLTIYHVKSHLQKYRLAKYIPDSSTDGNKADNKDPGDSLAGLDGSAGLEISEALKLQMEVQKRLHEQLEVQRQLQLRIEAQGKYLKKIIEEQQRYGAVKSETPGAGAVVPASIDQFPDSERTDPSTPAPTSESPSRGAAFKRDQTEATRSPCHDELLTADSNCHSGSPTASPKHERAAKRQRGSDAEFPEADLSLPQHIFESSSGPEFQQCSMPYYSGH, from the exons ATGGAATTAGGTGAAAACAATATGGGCTCGAATGATGGAGCAAACAGCAAAGCTAGCTTGGCTGCGAGGCAACGCTTACGGTGGACAGATGAGCTGCATGAACAATTTGTTGAGGCTGTTACTCAACTTGGCGGTCCTGATA GAGCAACTCCTAAAGGAGTTCTTAGGATTATGGGTACACCAGGATTGACAATATACCATGTGAAAAGCCACTTGCAG AAATACAGGCTAGCAAAGTACATTCCTGACTCTTCAACTGATG GTAACAAGGCTGATAACAAAGATCCAGGGGATTCACTCGCAGGGCTTGATGGATCCGC TGGTTTGGAGATATCTGAAGCCCTTAAGCTGCAGATGGAGGTCCAAAAGCGGTTGCATGAACAGCTAGAA GTACAAAGGCAGCTTCAACTGCGAATCGAGGCCCAGGGAAAGTACCTCAAGAAGATCATAGAAGAGCAGCAGCGGTACGGTGCTGTAAAATCTGAAACACCTGGTGCAGGCGCAGTTGTCCCAGCGTCGATCGATCAATTCCCCGACTCCGAGAGGACAGACCCATCAACTCCTGCACCCACATCTGAATCTCCATCTCGAGGGGCAGCTTTCAAAAGAGACCAAACTGAAGCAACCAGGAGCCCATGTCATGATGAACTGCTAACCGCAGATTCCAACTGTCATTCTGGTTCTCCCACCGCCAGCCCGAAGCACGAGAGGGCAGCAAAGAGGCAGCGAGGCAGTGACGCCGAGTTCCCGGAGGCCGACTTATCTCTCCCGCAGCATATCTTCGAGTCGAGCTCAGGGCCAGAGTTCCAGCAATGTTCGATGCCCTACTACTCAGGCCATTAG